The Synchiropus splendidus isolate RoL2022-P1 chromosome 8, RoL_Sspl_1.0, whole genome shotgun sequence genome has a window encoding:
- the farsb gene encoding phenylalanine--tRNA ligase beta subunit codes for MPTVGVKRDLLFQALGRKYTDEEFDELCFEFGLELDEITSEKELISREQGDSKAADASDVILYKIDVPANRYDLLCLEGLVRGLQVFKNEIDAPRYKRVKPLHGERQKLIITKETAAVRPHAVAAVLRNITFTQDRYDSFIELQEKLHQNICRKRSLVAIGTHDLDTISGPFTYTAKAPGDICFKPLNQTKEYTATQLMSLYKTDSHLRHYLHIIEDKPVYPIIYDNNGVVLSMPPIINGDHTKISLKTKNVFIECTATDLTKAKIVLDMMVTMFSEYCSQPFTVEEAEVVCPNGEICIYPELPYRKEKLSGEFVNRKVGINESTEKIAQLLTRMCLNSTAAPVGDEIEVEIPPTRPDVIHACDIMEDAAMAYGFNNITRTTPRTYTVSNQFPLNKLTELLRQDLSAAGFTEALTFALCSQEDIADKLGKKISETRAIHISNPKTAEFQVARTTLLPGLLKTIAANRKMPLPLKLFEISDVVLKDETKDVGARNSRRFCAVYYNKNPGFEVIHGLLDRTMQLLEVKPGRGDGYHIQVADDSAFFPGRCAEIFVQGKSVGRLGVLHPDVINRFELTMPCSALEIDIEPFLGHTAETPLTHDVPMQEVSKKNFPTQSPASSPVSTNTVFGDMSSAAGLKALNDFLADKSYVEGFVASQADVELLESIPSVPASSFSHLLRWYSHIKSYQKERANLPAAKKQLVLPAISTNGSDDEDDLDLFGSDDEAQSEEAERLKEQRLADYAARKSKKPAIIAKSSILLDVKPWDDETDMAKMEECVRSVSMEGLLWGQSKLVPVGYGIKKLQIGCVVEDDKVGTDQLEEAIIAFEDHVQSVDVAAFNKI; via the exons ATGCCGACCGTTGGTGTTAAAAGGGACCTTCTTTTTCAAGCTTTAGGAAGAAAGTACA ctgatGAGGAGTTTGATGAACTGTGCTTTGAGTTTGGACTGGAGCTTGATGAAATT ACATCAGAGAAGGAGTTAATCAGCCGCGAACAGGGAGACTCGAAGGCCGCCGATGCTTCAGACGTCATCCTGTACAAGATCGATGTGCCAGCTAATCGATATGACCTACTGTGTCTGGAAGGATTGGTTCGTGGGCTGCAAGTTTTCAAGAACGA GATCGACGCACCACGATACAAACGAGTTAAACCACTTCATGGAGAGCGTCAGAAGCTGATTATCACTAAGGAG ACGGCAGCCGTGAGGCCTCATGCTGTGGCTGCAGTGTTGAGGAACATCACCTTCACGCAGGACCGATATGACAGTTTCATCGAGCTGCAAGAGAAGCTTCATCAGAACATCTGCAG GAAGCGAAGTCTGGTTGCCATCGGAACCCATGACCTAGACACCATCTCTGGTCCTTTCACGTACACAGCCAAAGCTCCCGGAGACATCTGCTTCAAACCACTTAACCAGACCAAAGAATACACCGCCACTCAGCTTATGAGCCTTTATAAG ACAGACAGCCACCTGAGACATTACCTTCATATAATTGAAGACAAACCTGTTTACCCCATCATCTATGACAACAACGGTGTGGTCTTGTCTATGCCTCCAATCATCAATG GTGACCACACAAAAATTAGTCTGAAGACGAAGAATGTGTTCATCGAGTGCACAGCTACAGACCTGACCAAG GCAAAGATCGTGCTGGACATGATGGTGACCATGTTCAGCGAGTACTGTTCACAGCCTTTCAC GGTAGAGGAGGCTGAGGTTGTGTGTCCAAATGGGGAGATCTGCATCTATCCG gAGCTGCCATACAGGAAAGAGAAACTGTCTGGCGAATTTGTCAATCGCAAAGTTGGCATCAA TGAGTCGACAGAGAAAATTGCGCAGCTCTTGACTCGCATGTGCCTGAACTCCACGGCTGCACCGGTGGGTGATGAGATTGAGGTGGAGATCCCGCCCACTCGCCCAGACGTCATCCACGCCTGCGACATCATGGAGGACGCAGCCATGGCGTATGGTTTCAACAACATAACCCGCACCACGCCGCGGACCTATACCGTTTCCAACCAG TTCCCACTGAACAAGTTGACAGAGCTGTTGAGACAAGACCTCTCTGCTGCGGGATTTACAGAAGCACTCACCTTTGCTCTG TGCTCACAAGAAGATATTGCGGACAAACTGGGCAAGAAGATCTCTGAAACTAGAGCAATTCACATCTCCAACCCCAAGACTGCAGAATTCCAG gtggcgcgCACCACTTTGCTGCCAGGCCTGCTGAAAACCATTGCAGCCAACAGGAAGATGCCCCTTCCCCTCAAGCTGTTCGAGATATCTGACGTGGTGCTGAAGGATGAGACTAAAG ATGTCGGCGCGAGAAACAGTCGGCGCTTCTGCGCCGTCTACTACAACAAGAACCCCGGCTTTGAGGTGATCCACGGCCTGCTGGACCGCACAATGCAGCTGTTGGAGGTGAAGCCGGGGCGTGGcgatggctaccacatccaggTTGCAGACG ACTCCGCCTTCTTTCCGGGCCGCTGTGCTGAGATTTTCGTCCAGGGGAAGAGCGTCGGCCGTCTGGGAGTCCTCCACCCTGATGTCATCAACCGCTTCGAGCTGACCATGCCCTGCTCTGCCCTGGAGATCGACATCGAGCCGTTCCT TGGGCACACAGCAGAAACCCCCCTCACTCATGACGTCCCCATGCAGGAAGTCAGCAAGAAGAACTTCCCCACGCAGTCTCCTGCCTCCAGCCCCGTTTCCACTAATACAGTGTTTGGCGACATGAGCTCAGCCGCCGGTCTGAAGGCTCTCAACGACTTCCTGGCTGACAAGAGCTACGTCGAAGGGTTTGTGGCCTCTCAGGCGGATGTGGAGTTGTTGGAATCCATCCCCTCCGTTCCTGCAAGCAGCTTCAGCCACCTGCTGCGCTGGTACAGCCACATCAAGTCTTACCAGAAAGAAAGGGCCAACCTCCCTGCAGCCAAGAAGCAGCTGGTCCTCCCGGCCATCTCAACCAACGGCAGCGACGACGAAGACGACCTGGACCTGTTCGGCTCGGATGACGAAGCCCAGTCCGAAGAAGCCGAGAGACTTAaagagcagcgcctggctgaCTACGCCGCAAGGAAGTCCAAGAAGCCAGCCATCATCGCCAAGTCTTCCATCCTGCTGGACGTCAAACCCTGGGACGACGAGACAGACATGGCCAAGATGGAGGAGTGTGTGCGCAGTGTCAGCATGGAAGGGCTGCTGTGGGGGCAGTCCAAGCTGGTGCCCGTGGGCTACGGCATCAAGAAGCTGCAGATCGGATGTGTGGTGGAGGATGACAAAGTAGGAACGGACCAGCTGGAGGAAGCCATCATCGCCTTCGAGGATCACGTGCAGTCAGTCGACGTCGCCGCCTTTAATAAGATCTAA